From the Primulina tabacum isolate GXHZ01 chromosome 15, ASM2559414v2, whole genome shotgun sequence genome, one window contains:
- the LOC142527713 gene encoding uncharacterized protein LOC142527713, giving the protein MAAPLTTQSSIHLLRLALSCRNITAQVISPSTDSIIAMASSAEQEFIADYKAKLDRFPRSQFLWSSKVAARIGEKMAIRLKEVGVLSVQIDAQEELSRPIHYRKMVRPFFESVKSGGITVAGAEYLVFLG; this is encoded by the coding sequence ATGGCGGCTCCGTTGACGACCCAGAGCAGTATTCATCTCCTGCGCTTGGCCCTCTCCTGCAGAAACATCACTGCCCAAGTCATATCTCCGAGCACCGACTCCATTATAGCCATGGCTTCATCCGCGGAACAAGAATTCATTGCTGACTACAAAGCGAAGCTCGACCGATTCCCGCGCTCCCAGTTCCTCTGGAGCTCCAAAGTTGCTGCCAGAATCGGGGAAAAGATGGCCATCCGCCTCAAAGAAGTTGGGGTCTTGAGCGTCCAAATTGATGCGCAAGAAGAGTTGTCGAGGCCGATTCATTATCGAAAAATGGTACGGCCATTTTTTGAAAGCGTAAAGTCTGGTGGGATAACCGTAGCCGGTGCCGAGTATTTAGTATTTCTGGGTTGA
- the LOC142527086 gene encoding cyclin-U4-1-like, with amino-acid sequence MAELDSPNMTPKLITFLSSLLQRIAESNDLNPEFQPQKISAFHGLVRSNISIHSYLQRIFKYANCSPSCYVVAYVYLDRFTQRQPELQINSYNVHRLLITSVMVSAKFMDDRHYNNAYYAKIGGISTTEINFLEVDLLFGLGFHLNVSPSTFHAYCSHLHRQITILHYIPKLSFTEDQHSFCTGKSVNIQDESAHQKQHQLAV; translated from the exons ATGGCAGAACTAGATAGCCCGAACATGACGCCCAAGCTCATCACCTTCCTCTCTTCTCTTCTCCAACGAATCGCGGAATCGAACGACCTCAACCCAGAATTCCAACCCCAGAAAATCTCCGCCTTCCATGGCCTCGTAAGGTCAAATATCTCCATTCACAGTTACCTGCAAAGAATTTTTAAGTACGCAAATTGCAGCCCTTCTTGCTACGTCGTTGCGTACGTTTATCTTGATCGGTTCACGCAGCGCCAGCCGGAGTTGCAGATCAATTCTTACAATGTACACAGGTTGCTCATCACTAGCGTCATGGTTTCTGCAAAGTTCATGGATGATAG GCACTACAACAATGCTTACTACGCAAAGATTGGTGGAATCAGCACAACTGAAATAAACTTTCTTGAagtggatctcttatttggtttAGGGTTTCATTTGAATGTCAGCCCCTCCACTTTCCACGCCTACTGTTCTCACCTCCACAGACAAATTACGATTCTTCATTATATTCCTAAGCTTAGTTTTACAGAAGACCAACACTCTTTCTGTACTGGAAAA